The Natrinema caseinilyticum genomic sequence CGCGTCGTTCTGGCGGCAACAGTTCCTGTTCGGTGTGTGCGTAATCGGCGTTGCTCACGACCAGGTCCGGCCGGAGGGCGCCGTCCGGCGTTTCGACCTTGAACCCGCCCGCTCGTCCCTTGATCGCCGTCGCCGGCCGGTCGGTGTCGTATTCGACTCCCAGTTCGTCGCCCAGTTCGGCGACCGAGTCGACGACCGTGCCGATGCCGCCGTCGGGATACCAGACGCCGAGGTTGAAATCGACGTGGCTCATCAGATTGTACAACGCCGGGGTGTTCGTGGGCGAACCGCCCAGGAACACCAGCGTGTACTGCATGATCTGCTGGAGTTTCGGATGGTCGAAGTACTCCTCGACGTGGTCCTGCATCGACCCCAGCAGCGAGAGTCCCCGCGCCTGTCGAGCCACGTCGAGATCCAGGTAATCGCGCAGTCGCGGCCGGTCCTCGTACACGAAGTGTTCCATCCCCACCTCGTAGTTCTCTTTCGACGTCTCGAGGTAGCGCTCGAGCGTTTCGCCCGCACCCGGCTCGTACGCCTCGAAGACCGCCTTCGTTCGCTCGAGATCCGGCGTGACGTCGACCTGATCGCCGTCCTTGAAGAAGATCCGATAGTGGGGATCGAGGTGCGTGAGTTCGTAGTAATCACTCGGCGTCCGGTCGAAGTCGGCGAAAAACCGCTCGAAGACGTCGGGCATCAGATACCACGAGGGGCCCATGTCGAACCGGAACCCGTCCCGCTCGAGGCGGCTCGCTCGCCCACCGAGTTGTTCGTTCTTTTCGATGACGCGGACGTCGGCACCCGCATCGGCGAGGTAACAGGCCGTCGAGAGCCCCCCGATTCCGCCTCCGACCACGACGACCGACTCACCGGCCAGCGATTCCATACGTGATGGTGAGTAGGGGACCGGTGTTAAACGTGGGTCATACATAGGTAGGGTATACGACCGGTCACTGACGATTCACGACTGGGGGTACCCATCGGCGCGGGGAGGAGAGAATATCGCACTCGTCGAGCGACCGATCTCCCGTTCCGAGCGGTTCCCGGGGACAGTCGTCCGGCGATCGGTACGAACTCGCGCACTCAGAACCCGCCGACAGCCATCCGGAACAGCGCGACGGCGATGACTGCGAACAGGCCGCCGACGCCCCGTTTGATCGTTCCGGTATTCAGTGCAGCCGAGACGTAGGGGGCGATCTGTCCGCCGAGCGTGGTCGCGGGGACCGTCCAGACGACCATGTTCCAGGGCGTGGATGCGAGGTCCATCGCGTGTCCGCCGACCAGGCCGCCGCCGAACACGTGGACCACCGAGGCCAGCACGGCAGTCGTCGCGACGACGATGTGATTCGTCCCGATGGCGACGCGGACGGGAACCTCGGTCCGGAGCATCGAGATGATGCCGAGTTCGCCGATGCCGAAGCCGGCCAGTCCCTGGAAGACGCCGCCGACGCTGTAGTTGGCGAACCGCTCGAGGTAGCCGCCGTGGGAGTACCGATAGTCGTTCCCGTCCCGATCGACTCGCGTGACGGTGCCGCCGGCGTTCGTTTCGACCCCCGCGGGACCGAGTTTGTTCGCGTCGTCGGGAAGTTCGACGTCGGTCCCGCCGTCGGTCGAGACGGTCCCGCCGCCTGACTCCGCCGGACCGCTGCCCGGCTCTTCGTGACCGAGGTTCGCCCGAAATAACAGCAGCGACGCCGCGAGGAGCGCGATACCGAGGAGGGCGTGAAACATCGGTTCCGGAATGATAAACGAGAGCAGTGCGCCCGCGACCACGAACGGGACGCCGCCGAGAACGAGCGTCGTCGCGAGTCGGCGATCGACCAGTCCGTACTGGACGAACGCGAGCGCGGAACTCGAGAGTCCGAAGGACTCGCTGATGAGCCCGATTTTCACCAGCGTGTTCGGCTTCAGGGGAGCGGCGATCAGCGGGAAGACGAAAATCAGGAAGGGGACGAACAGCGCGGAACCGCTGATACCGACCGTGTTGACGATCGTCGCGCCGACACCGAACGCGACGAAGAGCCACCAGTACTCGAGCCAGTAGCCGACTCCGGCGTCCGCGGGGGTGGGTGCGAAGAAGAAGACGCCGACCACGAACGCGATCGGTGCGAGGAACACGATGATGTGCTGATACTTGAGAAACGTCTTCTGGACAGTAGTGGCCGATGAGGAAGGGATCATTGAGCCGTGAACCCAGCGTTGTGAGTTCCGGCATAAATGGATTTTCGTCTCTCGTCGCCCTGGTAACCGTTTGCACGACCGGGAGTCGCCACGAGAGGTGGCACACGTGTGGTCAGTCGCGCTCGTGACCGGCTCCCGCTCGTCGCGGCCGCGCTCGGACGCTCCGAGACCGTTTCCGGCGGGTACAAGTCGCTGCGTCGAGGTGTGCGCGACTGTCCACACCGGCCGTCGGGCGAACCGACCGGCCGCTCCGTCCGCCGGACAGTGAGCGTCCCCGACCGACAGCTTCCGCCCCAGGCGACCGACGCGTCGGATCGGCCCTCGTCGGCCCGTGTCCGGCGACTGGAGACGACGAAGCGAACTCGGACGGGGACCGCGAAACGAGCCCCCGTCACCGATTCGCGGACACTCACGGAGATCGCGAACAAGGGTTATGCAGAGCCGTGATGTACGGTAGCGTGGCGAAAGGTGATGCAAGAAATCGCAACGAAAACGGTCGACTGTCCGTTCTGCGGGGAGAACGCGAGCGTCGCACTCCCCGACGAGGGGACGGACGTCCGCGTCCGGAAATCCGTCGCGGCGTTCGGCGAGTACACGACGGTTACGTGTTCACAGGGCCATACGTACTGGGTGTACTTCTGTTAACACGCGGTCAGTACGATTCCAGAAGCGGGTGCGTCGAGACGGCACTCGCTGGTCGAGACGTGTCCCGTGCGTTCGACGAGTCCGCGAGAGAAATCGACGTCTCAGGCCGAAACCGAGAAGTTCAATCGATGTGGCCTTCGCGACGGAGCTGATCGGCGTCCTGGCCGGTGTATCGCCACTCGATAGTGGCCTTCTCGTCCTGCCAGTCCCAGGGCTCTGCGACGACGATGTCGTCTTGCTCGATCCAGGTGCGGTATTTCATGCGCCCGGGGATGCGGCCGAGTCGCTCCTCGCCGTCCTCACAGCGGAGGCGAACGTGGTTGCCCCCGAGATGTTCGGTTACGACGGCGAATACTTCATCGTTGTTGGGCATACGGAGGTTCCGTCGCCCGGATTCTTCTGTCACAGCCTTTCTACGGGGGGCAGACGTTTAAAACATGGGAGAGTCGTGGTAGCGCACCACACGTCGGTGGCCGGTACGCGGGCTGATCGTCGGCGCAGCACCGCTCGATTGCCGTGCGGACTACCCGTTCTGAACGACGAATCCCCGGACATCCGCTCGGCTCACGGTCAGCTGTCCACTCACAGTTCGCGGTCCGAATCGGGGTTCTCGAGCGTCCAGAGTACCTCCGGCAAAAAGGCCTCGAGGTTGTCGATAACGCGACGTTCACTGACGTTCAGTCCGTCGCAGTGGTCGTGTGCCGAGTCGCGGATATCGACGTGCAGTTCGCCGTCCTCGAGCCAGACGCCCAGGGGAAAGACGGAACACCGGGTCGGTTTCCAGTCGTCTTCGAGATGAAGCGTACAGAGGCCGTCCTCCCGCAGGAACGCACAGGCACAGCCGTCTTCGGCGACGTGGTCGTCCCGGTCTTTCGCCTCGCGCGTGACGAACTTTTCGCCGCGAAACTCCGTCGTGGTCTCGGCGAGGTTCGCTCGCTGCGCGAGTTCGACGAGGTCCCGGTCGTAGAGGAGGACACCGTGGTGACAGCACCACGTGCAGTCGTCGACGCACTCGAACGTGAGATCCGGATCGAACTCGACGACGGCCTCGCGCCCGGGGAAGACTTCGACTCGTCGCGGGGCGTCAGCGCTCACGTGTCGTGGGTCGGCGGTCGTCCACAAGTGCCTTTCTACCCGGACGGAGTCAGGCGCGAACGACCTCTCGCTCGATTCCGAGTGACTCGCGCTCGCTCGAGTCGACGACCGTATTCCGGAGGGTGCCGACGCCCTCGTAGGTGATTTCGACTGCGTCGCCGGGTTCGACCAGCCCGGGATTCGCGGGGCTCCCGAAGGAGACGACGTCACCGGGCCGGAAGGTGATCCGGCGCGAGAGGTAGGCGATGATTTCGGCGGGTGAGAACAGCATGCGTTCGGTGTTCGCTTCCTGTCGTCGCTCCCCGGCGACGTCCGTGTACATGTCGATTCCGGTCGGGTCGACGGCCGTTTCGATCCACGGACCGAGCGGACCGGACGCGTCGAACGCCTTCCGAGGCGTCCGCCCGCCCTGGTCTAAGGCATCCATGTCGTTCAGAATCGTGTAGCCGCGGACGACGTCGGAGACGGCAGCCTCGGAGAGATTTCTGCAGGGTTCGTCGATGACGGCCGCGAGTTCGCCGGCGTAGGTGAGTTCGTCGGAGAACGTCGGATAGGGAATCGGGTCCGCGTGGCCGACGACCGAGGCGGGCGACTTGATGAAGAAATCGGGCTCGTCCGGGCGCTCGTACTCCATTTGTTCGATCGTCGCCGCAAAATTTCGTCCGACGCAGTACAGCGCCGAGGGGGTACACGGCGGGAGGAAATCCCCCTCCGTGCCGACTTCGTAGACGCCGTCGTCCGTGTGAACGACGCCGTCCTCGTACCGTCCAGAGACCGGGCCACCGTCCGTCGCAATCCGCGCGAGTTTCATGACCGGCGCTCTCGGTTCCGGTGAATTAGTCGTACCGATTTCGCGGGGCGGCGATCGGCGTCGGGCCCTGCACGGACGGACGTTCGCTGCTCGTTATTTCTCGAGGAGGAGGTACGTTCGACCACCGCGGTGTTCGAGCGAGACCGCGTCGGTCTCGACGTTCGAGCGAACGAAGTCGTCGATTCCTGCCGCGTGCAGATCGGTGACGTCGATCCGTCGGTACCGGTCTCCGCTTCCGGTTCGGCGATCGGCGGATGCGCCGGTTTCGCGTCTGTCACGCCCTTCGCCGCGATCGGCGGTCTCGTCCCCTGCTTCGACGATCAGTGGCATACGTATCAATTAGACCGACAGTACGTCAATCCGATCCGTCCGGAGTGAAAGTGAAAGTGCGGGACACGACGGAGGCGCTCGACGAACGTGAGAGAGGCCACGGAGCACTCGAGCGGAGCGATCGGTGGCGCACGACCCTTGACCGGCAGTGGTGTGCGAACCGACCACGGGAAACACCCGCCGGACGGGCTTCGAGCGGGATCGGACGGCCGGTCGCCCGTCGGGCCGGTCCTAGCCGAGCGTCTTGACTTCGACGTCGACGGGGCCGTCGTCGGTCTCGAGTGCGACGGAGTCGACGATCGCCTCGCGCGCCCGGTCCTGCCAGTCCGCGACGGCGTTCGCGTGACGTTCGTGAATCGCGTCGGCATCGTCGGCCCCCTGGCCCTCGTCCGCCTCCGGGAGTTCGGGCTCCAACTCCGGATACGTGGCGATGACGTCGTCCGCGATGACGTCCGCGGGCGAGATGTGAACCGCACCGGTCAGTTCGGTATCGTCGACGCGGTAGACGTGAATGCGGGCCCGCATTCGGCCGTGAAACGGCGGGGTCGCCCGAAGGACGGCGTCGCCGGGATTCTCGCGACTGTAGACGTACGCGTCGACCACGTCCTCGGGCGAGAGCGCGACCGAGCGGATCGCGGATGGATCGTCGTCTTCCACCATCGACGGCGGATAGGTATCCCGGCGGTTTAGCGGTGGCGGTGAGGGTGCCAAGCCCCCGTCCTCACGGAGCGAGGCGAAGCCGAGCGAGTAGGGCGGGGTCGTTCACTTCTCGTGTTCGGCAGCGTCGTCCGCGACTCGCGGGCGAAAAACCGCCGCTCGAACGTCCGTCGAGACGCCGTAGGCCGCGTCCGCGACGGAATCCGGGAGGGACACGTCTGACTCGGTGTAGTGGACGCACAGCGACGCTCGGACGGCCTCTCGGACGCAGGCCCGCGTCGCGGCGCCGACCTCGGTTCCGCTCCCCGAGAACTCGGCCGGCGGTCCCGACGGATCGTGGCCGACGACGACCGCGTCCGTCGTGGTTCCAGGGAAGCCGGTTTCGGCGAGCAGCGTCGCCGCCTTCGCCTCCGCGGCGACCGCGACCAGGTTCGCCAGCGCACCCGGTGCGAGCGCCCGCGTCGTCCCGACGATGACGTTGACGGTCCCCGGCCGCCGTTCCCGTTCCCGCTCGAGGCCCGACTCGCC encodes the following:
- a CDS encoding YkgJ family cysteine cluster protein, whose protein sequence is MSADAPRRVEVFPGREAVVEFDPDLTFECVDDCTWCCHHGVLLYDRDLVELAQRANLAETTTEFRGEKFVTREAKDRDDHVAEDGCACAFLREDGLCTLHLEDDWKPTRCSVFPLGVWLEDGELHVDIRDSAHDHCDGLNVSERRVIDNLEAFLPEVLWTLENPDSDREL
- a CDS encoding translation initiation factor eIF-1A translates to MTEESGRRNLRMPNNDEVFAVVTEHLGGNHVRLRCEDGEERLGRIPGRMKYRTWIEQDDIVVAEPWDWQDEKATIEWRYTGQDADQLRREGHID
- a CDS encoding adenosylcobinamide amidohydrolase, with the translated sequence MNEHGPAYAATRRADVLRVSRPETEWLSTGWNGGRRVADHAYNVSVPDGWDRTDLGTYVDERLERAGFGPTGAEETGPALLTGVDISDARGARRGPVTAYATAGVSNPAALPMVSESTAASDANSTSDASVLDAGESGLERERERRPGTVNVIVGTTRALAPGALANLVAVAAEAKAATLLAETGFPGTTTDAVVVGHDPSGPPAEFSGSGTEVGAATRACVREAVRASLCVHYTESDVSLPDSVADAAYGVSTDVRAAVFRPRVADDAAEHEK
- a CDS encoding fumarylacetoacetate hydrolase family protein, with product MKLARIATDGGPVSGRYEDGVVHTDDGVYEVGTEGDFLPPCTPSALYCVGRNFAATIEQMEYERPDEPDFFIKSPASVVGHADPIPYPTFSDELTYAGELAAVIDEPCRNLSEAAVSDVVRGYTILNDMDALDQGGRTPRKAFDASGPLGPWIETAVDPTGIDMYTDVAGERRQEANTERMLFSPAEIIAYLSRRITFRPGDVVSFGSPANPGLVEPGDAVEITYEGVGTLRNTVVDSSERESLGIEREVVRA
- a CDS encoding sulfite exporter TauE/SafE family protein yields the protein MIPSSSATTVQKTFLKYQHIIVFLAPIAFVVGVFFFAPTPADAGVGYWLEYWWLFVAFGVGATIVNTVGISGSALFVPFLIFVFPLIAAPLKPNTLVKIGLISESFGLSSSALAFVQYGLVDRRLATTLVLGGVPFVVAGALLSFIIPEPMFHALLGIALLAASLLLFRANLGHEEPGSGPAESGGGTVSTDGGTDVELPDDANKLGPAGVETNAGGTVTRVDRDGNDYRYSHGGYLERFANYSVGGVFQGLAGFGIGELGIISMLRTEVPVRVAIGTNHIVVATTAVLASVVHVFGGGLVGGHAMDLASTPWNMVVWTVPATTLGGQIAPYVSAALNTGTIKRGVGGLFAVIAVALFRMAVGGF
- a CDS encoding phytoene desaturase family protein, whose protein sequence is MESLAGESVVVVGGGIGGLSTACYLADAGADVRVIEKNEQLGGRASRLERDGFRFDMGPSWYLMPDVFERFFADFDRTPSDYYELTHLDPHYRIFFKDGDQVDVTPDLERTKAVFEAYEPGAGETLERYLETSKENYEVGMEHFVYEDRPRLRDYLDLDVARQARGLSLLGSMQDHVEEYFDHPKLQQIMQYTLVFLGGSPTNTPALYNLMSHVDFNLGVWYPDGGIGTVVDSVAELGDELGVEYDTDRPATAIKGRAGGFKVETPDGALRPDLVVSNADYAHTEQELLPPERRGYDADYWEKRTYAPSAFLLYLGVEGDVDELAHHTLVLPTEWDQHFDRIFETPQWPENPAYYVCVPSETDDTVAPEGHSALFVLVPIAPGLEDTPEIRDRYRDLILSDVATHTGTDIRDRIVLEERFCVEDFANRYNSYDGTALGLAHTLRQTSLFRPPHRSKGVDGLYFVGGDTTPGIGMPMCLISARLTAEAVLEDHG